Below is a genomic region from Gillisia sp. Hel_I_86.
GTTTACCTAGAACCTTAATATCTGTTCTTTGAATTGGTTGGGTGTATCCTGTTTCAGCCATTAAAAGTGCATGTTTCTTAGCGATTGCCAATTGTCTGTCTGGATTCACTACTACGATATCTTTTTCTTTCTGAAGGATATTGGTATCGAAAGCTTCGTATGCAGAAGTAGATACTTTTGCCATGGCAATTGTTAAGAAATGCTCCCTCAATCTGTTCAACTCTACATCATCTTTATGGTAGGTATCAGAAGCCCTTAAGGTCATTTCCTTAGAACCTCCACCACCAGGAAGTACCCCAACACCAAATTCCACTAATCCAATATAGGTTTCTGCAGCTGCAACCACCTTATCGGCATGCAGGGAAAGTTCACATCCTCCACCCAAGGTCATAGCATGTGGAGCTGCTACGGTTGGGATAGAAGAATATCTCATTCTCATCATTGTATCTTGGAAATATTTAATGGCCATATTAAGCTCATCATATTCCTGCTCTACAGCCATCATAAAGATCATTCCGATGTTCGCTCCAACAGAGAAATTTGCTCCGTTATTTGCAACTACCAGTCCTTGATAGTCCTTTTCAGCAATATCTAGTGCTTTATTTAAACCATCTAGGACATCACCTCCAATAGAATTCATTTTACTTCTAAATTCTACATTCAAGATTCCGTCACCGAGATCTTCAACAACAACACCCGTGTTTTTAAATACTTCTTTGGACTCTCGAATGTTGTCCAAAATAATAAACGCATCCTGTCCGGGCACTTTTACGTGCTCTTTTTTAGGGATATCATAGTAATAAGTATTTCCCTCCTTTACGGTATAAAAACTCTTACTGCCAGATTCCAACATTTCTCTAACCCAAGCTGCCGGTTCTTCCCCTTCAGCCTTCATCATTTCAATTCCTTTTTCTACGCCAATAGCATCCCAGATCTGGAATGGTCCATGTTGCCAACCGAATCCGGCTTTCATAGCATCATCTATTTTATAGAGTTCATCGGTGATCTCAGGAATTCTATTGGATACATATGCGAAAAGAGAAGAAAAGTTTTTACGGTAAAACTCTCCGGCCTTATCTTTTCCGCCAACCAGTACTTTAAATCTATCTACGACATTGTCTATAGATTTGGTAAGTTCCAAGGTTGCATAATTTGCTTTTTTAGCAGATCTGTATTCCAGCGTCTTAAGGTCTAACGACTGAATTTCGCTAGCACCATCATCACCTTTTACTTTTTTATAAAAGCCTTGTCCACTTTTACTTCCCAACCATTGCTTATCCATCATGGAATTGATGAAATTAGGAAGGGCAAAAAGATCATGCTTTTCATCACTTGGCACACCTTGATGAAGTCCATTGGCAACATGGACCAAGGTATCCAGCCCAACAACATCTACTGTTCTAAAAGTTGCAGATTTAGGTCTCCCTATTACTGGACCGGTAAGTTTGTCTACTTCTTCTATGGTCATTCCCAGCTCATCCACCATATGGAATAGACTCATTATACTGAAGATACCAACTCGGTTTCCTATAAAAGCGGCAGTATCTTTAGCTATTACAGATTTTTTTCCTAGAAATTTCTCTCCGTATTCATTCATAAACTCTAGAACTTCTTTTGAAGTTTCCGGTCCAGGAATGATCTCGAACAATCTTAAATAGCGAGCAGGATTAAAAAAGTGAGTTCCACAAAAGTGCTTCTGAAAATCTTCGCTTCTTCCCTCGCTCATTAATTTTATTGGAATCCCTGAAGTATTCGAAGAAATTAAAGTTCCTTTTTTACGGTGATTGTCCAATTGTTCAAAAACCTTCTTTTTAATGTCAAGTCTTTCTACAACAACTTCTATGATCCAATCTACTTCTGAAACCTTTGCGATATCGTCTTCTAGGTTGCCAGTATGAATCCTGCTGGCAAAAGATTGACTATATATAGGAGAGGGCTTCGATTTTAAGGAGGCCTGTAACGAATCGTTCACAAGCCTGTTCCTAACTGCTTTATCTTCTAAAGTTAGTCCTTTGCTTTTTTCTTTATCAGTAAGTTCCCGAGGAACTATGTCCAATAGCAATACTTCTACGCCAATATTTGCGAAATGAGATGCAATCCCGCTTCCCATGATTCCAGAACCGACAATTGCAACTTTATTAATTCTTCTTTTCATATGTGATTTTTAATTAGAATTTGATTTAGGCAATTCCTGAATTAAATTCTTATGATATATTTATTTTAAACGTATTTCTTGACTATAGATTTTCTTGCTCGAAATTAAATCCATGATAGAATTGGCTACTCTAATAAATGTTTTAAGATCTTCTTCGTCTATGTTTTCTTTAACGGCTTCATCAAATTTAAGGACCACCCCTCTGGAAAAATCCCTCATCTCTTTTCCGAGTTTTGTTAAGTGCAATAACACGCTACGACCATCTTGAGGGTTTTTTGTACGAATTATTAGTCCTTTTTCTTCCATTGATTTTAATATTCGGGACAAACTAGTGGCTTCCATGCCCATTTTGGGTCCGAGAGAGGTAGAAGGAGTTCCTTTTTCGGGATCTATACTTAAAAGGGCAAAACCCGTAGCCATAGTACTTCCTGCTTTTCCGG
It encodes:
- a CDS encoding 3-hydroxyacyl-CoA dehydrogenase/enoyl-CoA hydratase family protein; the protein is MKRRINKVAIVGSGIMGSGIASHFANIGVEVLLLDIVPRELTDKEKSKGLTLEDKAVRNRLVNDSLQASLKSKPSPIYSQSFASRIHTGNLEDDIAKVSEVDWIIEVVVERLDIKKKVFEQLDNHRKKGTLISSNTSGIPIKLMSEGRSEDFQKHFCGTHFFNPARYLRLFEIIPGPETSKEVLEFMNEYGEKFLGKKSVIAKDTAAFIGNRVGIFSIMSLFHMVDELGMTIEEVDKLTGPVIGRPKSATFRTVDVVGLDTLVHVANGLHQGVPSDEKHDLFALPNFINSMMDKQWLGSKSGQGFYKKVKGDDGASEIQSLDLKTLEYRSAKKANYATLELTKSIDNVVDRFKVLVGGKDKAGEFYRKNFSSLFAYVSNRIPEITDELYKIDDAMKAGFGWQHGPFQIWDAIGVEKGIEMMKAEGEEPAAWVREMLESGSKSFYTVKEGNTYYYDIPKKEHVKVPGQDAFIILDNIRESKEVFKNTGVVVEDLGDGILNVEFRSKMNSIGGDVLDGLNKALDIAEKDYQGLVVANNGANFSVGANIGMIFMMAVEQEYDELNMAIKYFQDTMMRMRYSSIPTVAAPHAMTLGGGCELSLHADKVVAAAETYIGLVEFGVGVLPGGGGSKEMTLRASDTYHKDDVELNRLREHFLTIAMAKVSTSAYEAFDTNILQKEKDIVVVNPDRQLAIAKKHALLMAETGYTQPIQRTDIKVLGKQALGTFYVGTDQMYAGKYISEHDKKIANKLAYVMAGGDLSGASYVTEQYLLDLEREAFLSLTGERKTLERLEHMIKKGKPLRN
- a CDS encoding MarR family winged helix-turn-helix transcriptional regulator; this encodes MKEKTIDYVLRATWMAVSKMYNEEAGKAGSTMATGFALLSIDPEKGTPSTSLGPKMGMEATSLSRILKSMEEKGLIIRTKNPQDGRSVLLHLTKLGKEMRDFSRGVVLKFDEAVKENIDEEDLKTFIRVANSIMDLISSKKIYSQEIRLK